Proteins co-encoded in one Pseudophryne corroboree isolate aPseCor3 chromosome 1, aPseCor3.hap2, whole genome shotgun sequence genomic window:
- the HNRNPK gene encoding heterogeneous nuclear ribonucleoprotein K: MKMETEQEEVEFTNTETNGKRPAEDMEEEQAFKRSRNTDMMVELRILLQSKNAGAVIGKGGKNIKALRTDYNASVSVPDSSGPERILSISADIETIGEILKKIIPTLEEYQHYKGNDFDCELRLLIHQSLAGGIIGVKGAKIKELRENTQTTIKLFQECCPHSTDRVVLIGGKPDRVVECIKVVLDLVSESPIKGRAQPYDPNFYDETYDYGGFTMMFDDRRGRPMGFPMHTRGGFDRMPPGPGGRPMPQSRRDYDDMSPRRGPLPPPPGRGGRGGSRARNLPLPPPPPPRGGDRRGRPDHYDGMGGSGYGRGSYGDLGGPVITTQVTIPKDLAGSIIGKGGQRIKQIRHESGASIKIDEPLEGSDDRIITIIGTQDQIQNAQYLLQNSVKQYSEDYAYGF; this comes from the exons ATGAAAATGGAGACAGAGCAGGAAGAGGTTGAATTCACCAACACAGAAACCAACG GCAAACGCCCAGCAGAGGACATGGAGGAGGAACAAGCTTTCAAGAGATCTAGAAACACGGATATGATGGTTGAACTACGTATACTGCTTCAGAGCAAA AATGCTGGTGCAGTAATCGGTAAAGGAGGAAAAAATATTAAAGCGCTCCGGACAGAC TACAATGCCAGTGTTTCAGTCCCAGACAGCAGTGGCCCCGAGCG tatattaagtaTCAGTGCAGATATTGAGACAATTGGAGAAATATTGAAGAAAATCATTCCTACATTAGAAGAG TATCAACACTACAAGGGAAATGACTTTGATTGTGAGTTGAGGCTCTTGATCCACCAGTCTCTGGCCGGAGGAATTATTGGTGTTAAAGGTGCAAAGATCAAAGAACTACGAGAG AATACGCAGACCACAATTAAGCTTTTCCAGGAGTGTTGCCCCCATTCTACAGATCGTGTTGTGCTTATTGGAGGAAAGCCTGATCGAGTGGTTGAGTGCATCAAAGTTGTTCTGGATCTCGTATCTGAA TCTCCTATTAAAGGCCGTGCACAGCCATATGACCCTAACTTCTACGATGAAACATATGATTATGGCGGTTTTACAATGATGTTTGATGACAGACGAGGACGGCCCATGGGCTTCCCTATGCATACAAGAGGGGGTTTTGATCGTATGCCTCCAGGACCAGGTGGTCGCCCTATGCCACAGTCAAGAAGAGATTATGATGATATGAGTCCAAGGCGAGGGCCCCTCCCACCACCTCCAGGTCGTGGAGGCAGAGGTGGCAGTAGAGCTCGTAATCTTCCACTTCCACCACCCCCACCACCAAGAGGAGG TGATCGAAGAGGGAGACCTGACCATTATGATGGAATG GGTGGCTCAGGATATG GTCGGGGGTCATATGGTGATTTAGGTGGACCTGTCATAACAACTCAAGTAACCATTCCAAAAGAT TTGGCAGGGTCAATTATTGGAAAAGGAGGTCAAAGGATCAAACAAATCCGCCATGAATCTGGGGCATCTATCAAAATTGATGAACCTTTGGAAGGGTCAGATGATCGAATCATTACCATTATAGGCACCCAAGATCAGATACAGAATGCCCAATATTTGCTTCAGAACAG tgTGAAGCAGTATTCTGAAGATTATGCTTATGGGTTTTGA